Below is a window of Pyrobaculum aerophilum str. IM2 DNA.
CCGCGCTGGTCTTACTAGAACGCGTCCTCAACGGGGCGGTTACATCCCGCCCATCGCTAGTTTTAGAACTGCAGACGGTGTATAAAGAGAGGGGCATTGAGCCCTTCCGCGGCCTCTCTAAAGAGGGCGTATACGACAAGGAAATAGCAACGGTATATTTAGTCGGCATTTATGGGGCTGGGGTGTTGGCCCCGGGGGATTTCGACAATGTTTTCTATATAGAAAACCGCGCGTTAGAGGCCGTTGAGATTATCCGCAACACGGGGGAGGTGCTCACCCCCGAGCTAAAAGAGGCGCTTGTTAAAAAAACGGGGGAGGTCAAGGGGAAGTCCGCGGAGGATAGGGTATTTAGAGTATTAAGGCTTGTCTTTACCGGCGTGATGTTGGGCTACTACCCAGAAATGCTCTTGGTAAAATCAATAAAGACGTACGAAACTGCGTACCCAGAGCTGGCACAGCGCCTGTTAAATTACGCGGCATTTTACAGCGCTTATAAAATAGCCGAGGAAATAGCCCTGGGGAAAATCAGAAGCGCCGAGGGCTTAAAAATCGCCAAATATACTTACTGTTTGAGGCTGGGCTTTCAGAAATGTAAGCCTGGGGACAAGCTGATTGCAGAAGTGGCACAGGCCGTGTACAAAGTGGACAGGTCCTTATTGGCGAGGCTTTTCGCAAAGGGGGTATTGCCAAAAATCGGCTAACTCCTATTTTACAAACCCGTAGGCAGTTAAGTTCATATTTTTAAGGGCCTCTAATACGCAGTCTCCCTTTTCTGTAAAAGAGGCTACAAACGCCTCGAAATGGCCCACGTTAATAATCTTGGCGGGCTTTCCAGAGGGATCGAGCAATACTACTCTCACCGGCATTGGGGGATCGTTTAAAAAATCATATGGGGGCTTAAATACATAAACATACACCGCCTTCCCCCCGGGCGCCTCCCCGATATACGCCGTCCAATACCCCGTCTCCTCGCCGTGCGGCTTTAAGGACAAGTGTTTATTTACTAAAAAGGGCACGTAGGCATATACGCAATCCACAGCGCCTATTTCCAACTTCGTCCAAGCCCCGTCCAGACTCGGCGCGATGTCCGTGATGTTTGTATTAGGCAAGGCGCTTGGCACGGTTATAGTCAACGTCCCGTTGTAATAGAAGCCAACTCCCAACGCCTTGTATCTAGCCGTGAGATTTATCCCATAATCCCGCTGTAGCCACCAGCTCACGGCCAACTCCCTATAGCCAATAGGCGCCTTATTGGGATCCGCTAAAGCGATTTTCACCTTGGCTAAATCCGCCAGATCTCTCAGGGGGGTTCTACACGCCAAGGCCAGTTTAAACCTGCCCAGAGAGAAGACGCCGCGGGGGCCTACCCTCTCTATATCCCCCCTAAGCTCTATGTCTACAGAAGCATATAGATCAACTCTAGACCCCGCTTGGATCTTCCTAAGCCCCTCCACAGAGCCCACTGACTGAATGCCTCCCGTGCTCATGCCGGCTTTGGCCACGGCGTCTTTTATAACCCGTATTAACGTAGGAGCCACGAAGCTTGAGACGTCTCCCACGCAGGCGGCAGCACGGGGCTGTGAAGCGGGCTTTTGAGTTACAGCGACAATCCACGCTGCGACAATTAAAAGGGCTGATATTAGCACAATTAAGAGGGCTGTTTTCATGCGCATAAGACGACAAAATAAAGAGGCTATAAAAATTCACTTTACAAAAAATAAAAGTAAACAATTAGAAATAAATTAATAATAAATTGGTGTTTAGTAATGTTTTTAATTATTTAAGATTGAAGAAAAGCCTTTAAGGCGCTGAGACAGTAGGCTCTTATGGCCGTAGCCGCTGTTATTATACTCTTACTGCTATTAATAATACTGCCTCTGCTTTACGCCGGCCCGTTGCCGCCGGGGTTTACAGAGACGTTGTTAACCACGGCTTTTTTCAGCGGCGTAGCCTCTGTTATATCGCTTCCCTTTGGGCTGGCGACTGCTCTATGGGGGAGATCCCCTGGCAGGGCGTTTATCTCCCAAGTCTTGTATGTACCAGCCGTCGTCCCCCCCACTTCAGTCGGCGTCTTACTGCTAAGCGCTGTTATGAGCCCCTCGAAGATATGCTCGGCGGTGGGGCAGAATTGCGACTTTATATCAAACGCCTTATATGCCTTTTTTGTAAATAAGCCCGCCGGGGTGTTGTTGGCAATGTTCGTCATGGCGTTACCAGTTTCGTATGTCGTTTTCGACGGGGCGTTGAGAGAAATCAGGGCTGAGGCTTATTTCAAGTCCCTAGGCTTTAAGGGGGCCGGTTTGTTGTTGATGATACTGCTCTCCCTGAGGAAGGCTACTATCTCTGCCTTTATATTCTCCTTCCTCAGGGGCTTCGGCGAGTTGGGAGTGTTGTTAATATTCGCCTCATATCCCCCAACGCTTTCTATATACATATACAACGCCTGGCTTATCTACGGCGTTGGCCCAGCGGTTACGGCCTCGCTCCTCGCAATGGGAGTAGGGATAGTCTCGGCATATGTAGTGAGGATATGGTTCTCAAAATAACAAACCTCAAGGCCCGGAGGGGCGGGTTTCAGCTATATGTAGAGAGGCTAGAGGTAAACTCCGTGGTGGCGCTTGTGGGGAGAAACGGCAGCGGCAAAACTACTCTACTAGACGCAGTGGCCGGGCTCATTCCCGCCGAAGGCGCCGTGGAGGCTTGCGGGCGAGAAGTGTCGGCTCTCCCGCCCGAGGAGAGGAAGCTTGTCTACATCCAGGCAACCCCCGTAGACCTCCCAATGAAGCCGAGGAGGTTTTTACGCCTCGTGGCCTCAAAATGGGGGAAGGGGGAATGGGAGGTGAAGGAGGTTGTGGAGAGGCTGGGAATAGGGAATCTTCTAAACTCGTCCGGCCTCTCCACTGGGCAGAAACAACTTCTCAACATCGCCGCCGGACTGCTGGCTGAGCCCTGTGCCTTTTTAATGGACGAGCCCACATCGCATTTAGACTGGTTTAACAAAAGAATAGTGAACGACGTGGTGAAGAAAATCGGCGTCCCAGTCTTATACGTAACCCACGACCCCTTTGAGGCCTTTTATGTAGGAGACGTGATCTGCTTGATAGAAGGAGGGAGGATCCGGGGGTGCAGGGAGAACACCCCGGCGGATTTCTCAGAGGTGGAGAGGATCGTCAAGTCTCTCTATTTATAAACAACGTGCCGCGAATTTCCTCACAGCCTCTGCGACAGCCTTGACGTGCTCCTCTGTCTTGGGCGAGTGGCCCATGCCCTGCACCTCCACCACCTCCAGGGGGAAGTTAAATCTGTCGGAGAGGCCGGCGAGAATATCAATATGAGTCCTCGGCACTACGTAATCCTCAGAGCCTCTTATGTAAAGCACTGGCGGCATTCCGTTGCCAATAAAACGAGACGGCGAAGTCTGTTCCAATTTACTCCCGAGGGACGCCAAGTCGTTGGCCAGTTTCTTAAGATAGGGATCGCTGGACTGGGAGAGGTATTGCAACTGTAGCCTCCTATCCACTGGCGCCGCCACTGCTATAACGCACTTGACAGAACCCGGGTTTTTAGCGGCTAAGAGCAGGGCGACAGTCCCGCCCATGCTGTGGCCTGCGGCCACTGACACTGGTAGCTCTTTGAGGCCTCTCTCATAGCCGTCCTCTACATCTCTAATTGGAGGCGCCACGACTCCAAAGCCCGCCTCCTCTAGGGGCTTTACCAGCCACTCAATGTTTGAGGGCGAGCTTTTATAACCGTGGAATACAATGGCCTTAGGCATGGCGTCAAGTGGGTTGTGCTTTATAAATTTTAGACCCCGTAATTGTTTTAAATGGGAGTAGAAGGGGATGTGATGAAGTTGGAAGTTAAAATCAGCGGGTTGCCTCGGGACAAGAGGAATATTCTGGTGATGGCCTGCCCAGAGCCTTCCCTCGCAGGGGTAGTTGCCGTCGAGTACCTCATAGACGCGTTAAAAATGGAGGAGATAGGCGCCATAAGGATCACAGAAATGCCCCCAGTTATTGCGGTGGTGAACGGAGCCGCCAAGCTCCCCTACAGGATTTTCTACTCCAGAGAGGCAGGAATAGTGGCAATTAGACAACACGTCCCAATACCTCCACAGATATATGCCGAGTTTATACGTAAAGTTTTAGACTGGGCAGAGGAGAACAAGGTAAAATTAGTGGTGTGCCTCTCAGCCATGCCAGCTGCGGGCGATAGGGAGAGCGAAAACGTGTATTTCGTCACAGAGGAGGGCTTAGTGGAAAAGTTTAAACAATACGGCTTTGAGCCCATAAAGGAGGCGACGGTTGCCGGCCTAGAAGGGGCTTATCTAGACGCCGTATTGGGCAGGGGTATTGACGGCGCGTTGCTCATCGCCGAGTCGAAATTACTCACAGCGATTAAAAGATTAGTGGACAGCGGCAAGATCTCCACCCACCGCGACGTGATGTTAATACTCAACGACTTAGTTGGCCGCGTGGGCCCAGACGTGGGCGCGGCCTTAAAGCTAATAAACGCCGTGGCTAGGCTGGCCGAGACCCAAATAGACACGGCGAAGTTGCAAGAGCA
It encodes the following:
- a CDS encoding proteasome assembly chaperone family protein, giving the protein MKLEVKISGLPRDKRNILVMACPEPSLAGVVAVEYLIDALKMEEIGAIRITEMPPVIAVVNGAAKLPYRIFYSREAGIVAIRQHVPIPPQIYAEFIRKVLDWAEENKVKLVVCLSAMPAAGDRESENVYFVTEEGLVEKFKQYGFEPIKEATVAGLEGAYLDAVLGRGIDGALLIAESKLLTAIKRLVDSGKISTHRDVMLILNDLVGRVGPDVGAALKLINAVARLAETQIDTAKLQEHASKYAFLIEKNLEALFKPVEAVAAQRREVPLVF
- a CDS encoding DUF2192 domain-containing protein, with translation MEATRQLHKDRIEAALVLLERVLNGAVTSRPSLVLELQTVYKERGIEPFRGLSKEGVYDKEIATVYLVGIYGAGVLAPGDFDNVFYIENRALEAVEIIRNTGEVLTPELKEALVKKTGEVKGKSAEDRVFRVLRLVFTGVMLGYYPEMLLVKSIKTYETAYPELAQRLLNYAAFYSAYKIAEEIALGKIRSAEGLKIAKYTYCLRLGFQKCKPGDKLIAEVAQAVYKVDRSLLARLFAKGVLPKIG
- a CDS encoding molybdate ABC transporter substrate-binding protein encodes the protein MRMKTALLIVLISALLIVAAWIVAVTQKPASQPRAAACVGDVSSFVAPTLIRVIKDAVAKAGMSTGGIQSVGSVEGLRKIQAGSRVDLYASVDIELRGDIERVGPRGVFSLGRFKLALACRTPLRDLADLAKVKIALADPNKAPIGYRELAVSWWLQRDYGINLTARYKALGVGFYYNGTLTITVPSALPNTNITDIAPSLDGAWTKLEIGAVDCVYAYVPFLVNKHLSLKPHGEETGYWTAYIGEAPGGKAVYVYVFKPPYDFLNDPPMPVRVVLLDPSGKPAKIINVGHFEAFVASFTEKGDCVLEALKNMNLTAYGFVK
- a CDS encoding alpha/beta hydrolase family protein; its protein translation is MPKAIVFHGYKSSPSNIEWLVKPLEEAGFGVVAPPIRDVEDGYERGLKELPVSVAAGHSMGGTVALLLAAKNPGSVKCVIAVAAPVDRRLQLQYLSQSSDPYLKKLANDLASLGSKLEQTSPSRFIGNGMPPVLYIRGSEDYVVPRTHIDILAGLSDRFNFPLEVVEVQGMGHSPKTEEHVKAVAEAVRKFAARCL
- a CDS encoding ABC transporter permease, with the protein product MAVAAVIILLLLLIILPLLYAGPLPPGFTETLLTTAFFSGVASVISLPFGLATALWGRSPGRAFISQVLYVPAVVPPTSVGVLLLSAVMSPSKICSAVGQNCDFISNALYAFFVNKPAGVLLAMFVMALPVSYVVFDGALREIRAEAYFKSLGFKGAGLLLMILLSLRKATISAFIFSFLRGFGELGVLLIFASYPPTLSIYIYNAWLIYGVGPAVTASLLAMGVGIVSAYVVRIWFSK
- a CDS encoding ATP-binding cassette domain-containing protein; the encoded protein is MVLKITNLKARRGGFQLYVERLEVNSVVALVGRNGSGKTTLLDAVAGLIPAEGAVEACGREVSALPPEERKLVYIQATPVDLPMKPRRFLRLVASKWGKGEWEVKEVVERLGIGNLLNSSGLSTGQKQLLNIAAGLLAEPCAFLMDEPTSHLDWFNKRIVNDVVKKIGVPVLYVTHDPFEAFYVGDVICLIEGGRIRGCRENTPADFSEVERIVKSLYL